A portion of the Adhaeribacter radiodurans genome contains these proteins:
- a CDS encoding glucosamine-6-phosphate deaminase, giving the protein MEINISDNPQELGKAAGSTAAKLIRQAIAEKGSATIILATGTSQFETLKQLIAEPNIDWSQVTMFHLDEYIGLPESSPASFRKYLKERFISRVPALKAVHLVNGETAPEAECERLGELIQNNPVDVALIGIGENGHIAFNDPPADFETEQPYIIVELDEPCRRQQFGEGWFQSMEEVPRQAISMSVKQIMKSKRIICSVPDSRKAEAVKNSLEQPVSTIYPASILQNHPDCKFYLDQASAFLLTKKI; this is encoded by the coding sequence ATGGAAATAAATATCTCCGATAACCCACAGGAACTTGGTAAAGCTGCCGGTTCTACCGCGGCCAAATTAATCCGGCAAGCCATTGCCGAAAAAGGAAGCGCTACTATAATTTTAGCTACCGGCACCAGTCAGTTTGAAACTTTAAAGCAGTTAATTGCTGAACCAAATATAGATTGGAGCCAGGTTACCATGTTCCATTTGGACGAGTACATTGGCTTACCTGAATCTTCGCCGGCCAGTTTCCGCAAATACCTGAAAGAGCGTTTTATCTCCAGAGTTCCTGCCTTAAAAGCGGTTCACCTGGTTAATGGCGAAACTGCACCTGAAGCAGAATGCGAACGTTTAGGTGAATTAATCCAAAATAATCCGGTAGATGTAGCTTTAATCGGAATTGGAGAAAACGGACATATTGCCTTTAACGACCCACCCGCCGATTTTGAAACAGAACAGCCCTATATTATTGTAGAATTAGACGAGCCTTGCCGCCGCCAACAATTCGGAGAAGGTTGGTTTCAGTCAATGGAAGAAGTTCCCCGACAAGCCATCAGTATGTCGGTAAAGCAGATTATGAAATCTAAACGCATTATTTGCTCCGTGCCTGATAGCCGGAAAGCTGAAGCGGTAAAAAATAGCCTGGAACAACCCGTGAGTACTATTTACCCTGCCTCTATCCTGCAAAATCATCCGGATTGTAAATTTTACCTCGACCAAGCATCGGCATTCCTGCTAACCAAAAAAATTTGA
- a CDS encoding M48 family metallopeptidase: MPSVTPPISSVRVHVEGIGTVLFERSAKAKHISIRIKPLAGVRVAVPQRVNFEKAHAFLLSKIDWIKGHLQNINKQENKRTVFSQHSLFRTFNHTLQLQAVAISNSFKARISGETLLVTYPDYKSEEEEEVQEFIRQAVEATYRLEAKAYLPGRVDFFARKFDFTYNKVVIKNTSTRWGSCSAVNNINLNLHLMRLPEHLRDYVILHELAHTVEKNHGPRFWALLDRISGNARYLDRQMKAYRTSIF; encoded by the coding sequence GTGCCATCTGTAACACCACCTATCTCATCTGTCCGAGTTCATGTAGAAGGAATTGGAACCGTTTTATTTGAACGTAGTGCTAAAGCCAAACACATCAGCATCCGTATTAAACCTTTAGCCGGCGTACGGGTGGCGGTGCCCCAACGAGTAAACTTTGAAAAAGCCCACGCATTTTTATTAAGTAAAATTGATTGGATAAAGGGCCACTTGCAAAACATAAACAAACAAGAAAATAAGCGCACCGTTTTTTCCCAACACTCTCTTTTCCGAACTTTTAACCATACGCTACAATTACAAGCTGTAGCCATTAGTAATTCATTTAAGGCACGCATTTCCGGAGAAACTTTACTGGTAACTTATCCGGATTATAAATCCGAAGAAGAGGAGGAAGTACAGGAATTTATTAGGCAAGCTGTAGAAGCTACTTACCGTCTGGAAGCCAAAGCGTATTTACCTGGCCGGGTAGATTTTTTTGCCCGCAAATTTGACTTTACCTACAACAAAGTTGTAATTAAAAATACCAGTACCCGCTGGGGAAGTTGTTCGGCTGTAAATAATATAAATTTAAACCTTCACCTGATGCGCTTGCCGGAACATTTACGCGATTACGTAATTCTGCACGAACTGGCCCATACCGTAGAAAAAAACCATGGTCCCCGTTTCTGGGCCTTGCTCGATCGTATTAGCGGTAATGCCCGCTACTTAGACCGCCAAATGAAAGCTTACCGAACATCTATCTTTTAA